AGCTGAGCGAACACACGGTCCGCGATGCCCTTGAACCGCATCCGCTCGATGAGCGGCTGCAGATCTCCCTTCACGGCGATGCGGCGCCGGAGCACCGCCTCCACCGGATCCAGGGTGCCCTGCAGGAGCTGCTTCCACACCGAGTAGGGGGCCCGTGCCACGTAGGAGGGTTCGAATTCGTCCAGGTCGTCCGGATCGTCCAGGACCCGTAGCTTCACGATGCGGCCGTCCTTGGGAACGAGGTGCGCCACGAATGTCCGGTCCAGCTTGCCTGGCTCGGCGTCCACCACGGCCCCAAAGTCTCCCGTCCAGCCCAGCCCTGCCTGTGTGGCTTCGGGGTCCGCATTGGTGAGGCGCACCGCTTCCTCACACCATTCCTTCGACGGGAATCTTGGCATCTCGCCCCTCTTATTTCCTGCGGAAGACCCGGGTCAGGCTGGAGAAGAGCCCCCCGCTCGCCTTCTTCGGCTCATCTTCGGGAAGAGGCTCACGCGACATGGCCTCTTCAATGGCCTTCTTCAACACCGCGGGTGTGTCCCGGGTCGCCAGGGCCAGCGGACTCATGGGGGGAGACCGGGTGGGGTCCTCCACCAGGACTTGCAGGAGACACTCGGCCGTCAGCGTGAAGTCGATCTTCCGTCCTGCCGCAGAGGCAGGAACGCGCACCGTCCCCAGATACTCGTTGTCCACCATGTAGTCGCTGTCGCCCTGGAAGATGTCCAGTTCGATGAACGGCGCGCCGGGCTCTGCCGGGGAAGGC
This genomic window from Stigmatella ashevillena contains:
- a CDS encoding SCP2 sterol-binding domain-containing protein, with the translated sequence MPRFPSKEWCEEAVRLTNADPEATQAGLGWTGDFGAVVDAEPGKLDRTFVAHLVPKDGRIVKLRVLDDPDDLDEFEPSYVARAPYSVWKQLLQGTLDPVEAVLRRRIAVKGDLQPLIERMRFKGIADRVFAQLETEFADER